ATTTAATTGATTGTAAAACAACTTATTAGTAAAGAAAAAAAAGAGTGACTCTTTTTCTATACTAAAATAGAGTAAATCTATATGATTGATAGCTTCTCTTTCTAAATAATAAGTAGTACCTTCATTAACTAATTTAATACCATAATTATTTAGGTTCAGCTGTTCTACTATTTTTGATAATTCTAACTGAATGGTTTTAATGGTTAGTCCCACCGAATCAGCTATTTCTTGTAATCCAGTATAGGTAGTGTAAGAATAAAGGAGCTGAATAAGTTTAATTTTCCTATTTATTATTTTATCCATCTTACCTTTACTCCTCCCCACCTAGTCTAATCTTTTTTTCTTGTTTGTTCATTTTTTTTATGACTTGCTGCTGCATTTTTTTTCTTTCTTTTCCGCGCAAGTGCTCTTTTTCTTTTTAATTCTTCTTCTTTTTTCTTTTTATCTATGTGACGTTTAATCAAATAGGCAATTAGAAGTACTAAAAGAAGCAAACCAATTCCAATCAACGCATAAACCCACCAAGCTATTTCTGATTTTTCTAATTCAATAGCTTTTGCGTTCATTTCATCAGCTTTATCTTTTGTAATAGTAAATTCTTCATCCCAAGACCATTCTTTATTGTAGTCTTCAGCTTTAGCCGTTACTTTCACACGGTAATCTCCAGCTTTAAATTCTTGATTCTCCCAGTTCACTCCAAAATTAAAGTTTGAGTTTGGAGCCATCTTCATGCCCTCTTGAGTGGCTTCGTGAAGAACTTCAGCGCTCCCTTTTTTGTAAACTTTTGCATCTACAGTTAATTTACGGATGAATACTGGTTCGATATTTTGTAAATTAATTCCTAAATAGTTTCTATGATTAATTTGAGTCGGTACAATTTTTTTAGGGTCTAATTTCATATCTGGTACAAGAGCTGAAATATCAGCATTTTGTCTGATTTGAATTCCTACAACATAAACAAACTTATTTTTAATTTGCACTCCTTGAGATTTTCCTTCATCACTAGATGTATCTTCTTTTTGAGTCAAATAAATACCACCAGCAATGACTCCGTCAATTTGTTCATCAGGCATCTTTACTTTCACTTTTGCTATAACTTGTGATTTTGCAGGAATCTTAATCTCTTTATCAATACTTGCCATTTCAGACAGGGGCTGCTTCAAAGTTGAATCATAGCCAATTGATTTTAAATCAATTTTTGTATTAGCTTCATCTTTATTATTTATTTTTGCCTGTTCCAATCCAGAAGCAACATTCCAACTATAATCAACAACCCCATTATCATTTGTAATGGCGGTATTCACATCTGCCAACATAGTCACTTCTTTGTCGGTATTATTTCGCAAAACGACTTCTAATTCTTGTTCTTTTCCTGGCTCCATTAACAAGTCAAAATAGTTTTGATTTTTATCAATTTGATTATCTGGTATATTGGTTGATACAGAGACATTATTTGCTCCATTATCGCCTTCTTCAGCCATTACTGGTTTCATTATTGGGATAAAAAGCGTGATTGTAGCTAATAAAGTTAAGACTATATTTTTTTTCATTTTTTTCAAATTAAGTTCTCCTTCATTTTTAATAGAAGTAAAGAATGAATTCAATTGAACTCATCCTTTACACTAAATCATTTTTTCTAATTAGTTATTGCGTCTGGAGTATCTGATAATGTCCAACTAATTGTTGAAGTATATAAAGCATTGGTGATTTTTGTAGCTGTTACTGGTACGAAAAGTTGCACATTATCCACTTTGGTATCTGCAGTATAGGCTTGCACAGTGCCTGAACCACTATCAAATCCACCTTCTTTATATTGCGGATCTAAAGCAAGAGAAGTGAGAGCATTTCCTTTTCCAGCTTCAGATGATAATACAACTTTTGCTGTTGAACCAATTGTAAATCCAGCTGCTGTTGTGTTAATTCCACTTCCAGGAGCGACTCTATCTGGCGTACGAGTATTATTAAACACAATGCCTTTATCTTTAACACGAATTTCAGCACCTGTTAAAGTTTCATCATCTGCTGTTTTAAATTCTGTTGCTGAAACAGCTAATGACCACGTTTGAGTAGTAGTTTCTCCGCGTTTATCTTCGATTTGAACCATTGGTGCTTTGTAGACTGGAGTAGCTGTAACAACCCCATCAACAACTTTTGAGTATTTATTTGTTTTTACAGAATATAAAGCATTTGAGCTTGAAATTGCAACATCACCAAAATCAAATACTGGAGCATCAACAATTCTTAATAGTCCCGTAGTAAAGTTTGGTTCTTCTGGCTTAATTTCTTCTGGTGGTTCTGTTTCTGGTGAGATAACAGTTGGTGGATTTGTATCAATTTCACCTTCAACAAAGTTAACCTTCCCTTTTGGTCCAGCTGTTCCCACTTCGTCAGCAAAAACTGCTGGAGCACTCCCTGCTAATAATGTTGCTACAGTAACAAATCCAATGATACTTTTTTTAGTTAATTTCATTTTTATTCCTCCATAATTTTACTAACAACTTTATTGACTTTATTCAAGCTCCTCAATAGAAGAATAGGTGAATTTGATGTAACAGGTTTGCCACATCAAATTCCACATTTCTTCTGAGAAACAAACTCAGAAAAGCTTGTCCCTATATGAATTTAAGCTGGTGTATCACTAATTGTCCATGTTAATGTTGACTCATAACGGAAATCTTTTGATTTTTGAGCTGTACCTGGAATTGCCAATTCAATTGACGCATCTTGTGGAACATTGGCAATATCAGTAGATGTTGGAATAGCTGTTCCTGCTGGAGCATCGAAGAATGATGTGCTCCAAATTCCCATTCCTTTAGTTGCTGCCGCATCTAATAAGACTTTATCTGTTGATGTAGCACTTGCATCCACAATAACTTCATTCGCTACTGGGCTATATTGAGTAATTTCTGGTGCAGTCATTCCAGAGTGATTATTTACATGTGCATTTTTAAAACTGATTGTTGCCCCAACTAAACCAGCTTGATCTTCTGACAAAGTATCTCCGTCGTAAGCTTTGAATTCAGAAGCTTTGACTTTTACGTTCCAACCAGCATTCGTTCCACGCTCATCTGTAACTTGAACATAAGCCGGCACAAAATAACGTAATTCTCCACCAACATTATTTAAACGGACATATTTCGCTCCTTGTGTTTCTTTGGTTCCACGAATCGTTGCAGTTCCAAAATCTAATGTTGGAACTTGATCTAAACGAACTAAACCTGATGTTCCAGCTGGAATTTCTGGTTCAACTGGGTTTGGATCTGGATCTGTAGGATCGACTGGCGCAGGTTTTCCATCACTATCTTTAAATTGAACAACCCCATTTGTATCTACTGTTTGAGGGTATGTTACATCTGCTAATGCTGGAGATGCTGCTCCTAAAATTGCCCCTGCTGTTACAACACTAATTAAAGTTAATTTAGTTAATTTCATTTTATTTTTTCTCCTTTTATTTTCAGTTATTTTAAGCTTATCTCATTAAATTTCTGGTGTTGCAAGTAGCGTCCATGTTAATTCTGCTTCATAATTCACATTTTCTTTCTTTTGAGTAGAACCTGGCACTGTTAGCTTAACAGTATCGGAATGAACGGGCGTACTTTCTGTTGAGGCTGTATCTGATACTGCACCAAAAAGTAATTTCCAACTTCCTACACCTTCACCTGCACCTGCATTTACAACTGTTTTAAAACTATCATTTAGAACTGTTTCACTTTTGAATCCACTAGGTCCAAGTTTACCCACTTCACTAATCGCAGCGTTGTCCACTGCAGATGTTGAGGTAAACTCTAATGTAGAATTTGTTAAAACAGAGCCATCGGGAACAAGATTACCTTCTGCATCAATTTCACTAAACTGACGAGAGTGTTTTACTTGTAATTGCCAACCAGCATTCGTACCACGATTATCTGTTGTTTGAACGTTCAATGGCAAAAATGTACCTGGCGTTCCTGTTTCATCTGCTGTATAGATTGCAGAATAAACAGCTGTATCTCCTTTTAATCCAACTGTTCCAAAATTAATAGCTGAAACACGGTCAATTCTTAGAGAACCACCTAATTGTTCGTCCTCATTTTTAAAATCTACATAACCTTTCGAAGGAACATCAGCAGCTAATGCCGCTGGTGCTACGAAAAATCCAGTAGTTAAAGTTAGAGCTACTAGTACTTTTTTTGTTTGATTCATTTTTTCAAAACTCCCCTATACTGTTTTTTATTCTGGTGTGCTTAACAAAATCCAAGTTAATTCAGCTTGGTATAAAGCATCTTTCACTTTAGCAGTATCCCCTGGTATTGTTAATGTTACAGCAGAATTTTCAACAGCTTTGCCTGCATCCGTTGCTGCATCGACTTTCTCTCCAAAAAGTGTTTGCCAAGTTCCCATTCCTTGGTTTGCATCTGCACTCACTAATGTTTGGAAACCAGTACTGTTAACAGCAGTTGTTGCTGTAGCATTTCCCGGGCGAGAAGTAATAGGTTCTGTAATTTTATCCAATGGACGTTCTACAGTTGCCGATTTCAACGTAATAACTGAACCTGTTAAAACAGAACCATCAGGCTTAACTGTCGTACCATCTGTATCAAGTTCTGAAAACGGACGCGTTTCTTTTACTTGTAACTGCCATCCTTCATTTGTTCCACGATCATCTACTGTCACAACATTTAATGGCAAATATTGTCCGCCAGCTTCTTTTACATCTTCTGTATAAATCGAGTTGTATGTTTTCGTATCTCCACTAATATCTTGAATACCAAAGTTAATTGGAGCAATTGACTCAATTCTTAATGGACCTTTGTTCCCCTCTGGATCTGGATCACGATCTTGTTTAAATTGAATGACACCATTTGATTTCAGCTCAGAAGCTTGATTCGTTTCTGCTGCGAAAGCTGTTTGAGAAAATAACGCTACCCCTGTACTTGCTAAGATTGTCAATGCGACTAATTTTGTTGTTTTCATTTTATATCCCCCTAGATTTTATTTTTACGGATTTGTGTTAGCTGATGGGTCATCTAATAATACCCATGTTAAAGTTGTTTCATAAGTCGTATCTTTTACTTTTGTTGAACGCCCTGGAATTTTTAATTGAACGTCTGTGTTTTCCGTTTTTCCAGCAGCATCTGCTTTAGCTGTTCCAAATAAATGAGTAGTTGTTCCAACTCCTTCATTTTGACTAGCATCAACAACTGAATGGAAACCATCATTTGCTAACGTTACGGTTTTCAATTGGCTTGGTAATGTATTTGCAGAAAGGTTTAGTGCTGATTTTGTTGCAATAACCAATTCAGCATTCGCAAGTGTTATTGATTTGTCAGCTGAATGAAAACCATCATTTTTGACTTGCAATTCCCAACCATTATTTGTTCCACGGTCATCAATTACCGTTAAGCTATCTGGTAAAGCATTGCCTTCTTCATTAAGATCCGTTTTATATTTTGCGCTATAAACTTGGTCATCACCAGAAATAAACTGCTCTCCAAATTCAATATTTGTAATACTTTTAATTCTCAAAGGACCACTGTTATCAGGATTTTCTGGGTCAACAGGCTTTTCTCTTAGCGTAATAGAACCGTTGGATTCAACCTTTGCTGCTTGTCCATCTTCTAACGCTGCAAAAGCTGGTGTCGTTGATACAAAAATACTTGAACTTAATAAGATTGTTCCTACTGCTAATTTAGTTAATTTCATTTTCATTCTCCTTTTAATTGCTTGGTTCGTCCGAAAGAATCCAAGATAATTCTGTTGTATAATGTGCTTTTTCTTTTTTTGCTGATCCTGGTACAGTTAACTCTATCGCTGTATCAGCGGGAATTAACGGGTTATCACGTTCTCCAAACAATGTGACCCATGTACCAAAACCTTGATTTTCTGATGCGACTAATAAAGGTGTAACTGCACCGTTTGGATTTAGCGTAAACTGATTATTCATTGCTGAGCTGGCTAAAACTGGACCATTGCTCCCATCATTATTTTTAGCATCTGATGTCAAATTGTGAATCGTAATCGCAGCTCCTGTTAATTCCGCATTCGTTGTTTGGGAAGTTAGTTGTCCATTCTGTCTCACAGACAACGACCAGCCCATGTTATTTCCACGGTTATCTGTAATTTGAATAAAATTAGGCACTTCACGTTGATTACTGCCATCTTTATCTGTAATTGTTGTTAACTTACTATAGTAACGCTCATCATTCCCTGAAATCAGTTGCGTATCAAATTGAAAATCTGAAACATAGTCAATACTTAACGGACCTGCTGTACCTTCTTTAGGAGGGACTGTAACAATCTCACCGCCAGGTTCACCTGGATTTTCTGGGTCAACTAATGGTGGATGCGTAGTATTTTCTAGATAACTAATCTCTCCACTTCCATTAAGAGTGGCTGTCGTTGCTGCCTCTACCTCAACTCCACTTAAAAGAAAACCAGAAATACTTGCTAGTCCCACTAAAGATAGTTTCCAATTTTTCATGGGCTACTCTCCTCGATTCTCTTTTATTGAGCTGCGTCTGTTGAAAGTGTCCAAACTAAAGTCGTTGAATAGGCACCTTTTTCAATTTTTGTATTAGCAGGCACATGTAATTGAACTGATTCTGCT
This Carnobacterium maltaromaticum DSM 20342 DNA region includes the following protein-coding sequences:
- a CDS encoding DUF916 and DUF3324 domain-containing protein, whose translation is MKKNIVLTLLATITLFIPIMKPVMAEEGDNGANNVSVSTNIPDNQIDKNQNYFDLLMEPGKEQELEVVLRNNTDKEVTMLADVNTAITNDNGVVDYSWNVASGLEQAKINNKDEANTKIDLKSIGYDSTLKQPLSEMASIDKEIKIPAKSQVIAKVKVKMPDEQIDGVIAGGIYLTQKEDTSSDEGKSQGVQIKNKFVYVVGIQIRQNADISALVPDMKLDPKKIVPTQINHRNYLGINLQNIEPVFIRKLTVDAKVYKKGSAEVLHEATQEGMKMAPNSNFNFGVNWENQEFKAGDYRVKVTAKAEDYNKEWSWDEEFTITKDKADEMNAKAIELEKSEIAWWVYALIGIGLLLLVLLIAYLIKRHIDKKKKEEELKRKRALARKRKKKNAAASHKKNEQTRKKD
- a CDS encoding WxL domain-containing protein; the encoded protein is MKLTKKSIIGFVTVATLLAGSAPAVFADEVGTAGPKGKVNFVEGEIDTNPPTVISPETEPPEEIKPEEPNFTTGLLRIVDAPVFDFGDVAISSSNALYSVKTNKYSKVVDGVVTATPVYKAPMVQIEDKRGETTTQTWSLAVSATEFKTADDETLTGAEIRVKDKGIVFNNTRTPDRVAPGSGINTTAAGFTIGSTAKVVLSSEAGKGNALTSLALDPQYKEGGFDSGSGTVQAYTADTKVDNVQLFVPVTATKITNALYTSTISWTLSDTPDAITN
- a CDS encoding WxL domain-containing protein; this encodes MKLTKLTLISVVTAGAILGAASPALADVTYPQTVDTNGVVQFKDSDGKPAPVDPTDPDPNPVEPEIPAGTSGLVRLDQVPTLDFGTATIRGTKETQGAKYVRLNNVGGELRYFVPAYVQVTDERGTNAGWNVKVKASEFKAYDGDTLSEDQAGLVGATISFKNAHVNNHSGMTAPEITQYSPVANEVIVDASATSTDKVLLDAAATKGMGIWSTSFFDAPAGTAIPTSTDIANVPQDASIELAIPGTAQKSKDFRYESTLTWTISDTPA
- a CDS encoding WxL domain-containing protein gives rise to the protein MNQTKKVLVALTLTTGFFVAPAALAADVPSKGYVDFKNEDEQLGGSLRIDRVSAINFGTVGLKGDTAVYSAIYTADETGTPGTFLPLNVQTTDNRGTNAGWQLQVKHSRQFSEIDAEGNLVPDGSVLTNSTLEFTSTSAVDNAAISEVGKLGPSGFKSETVLNDSFKTVVNAGAGEGVGSWKLLFGAVSDTASTESTPVHSDTVKLTVPGSTQKKENVNYEAELTWTLLATPEI
- a CDS encoding WxL domain-containing protein, which encodes MKTTKLVALTILASTGVALFSQTAFAAETNQASELKSNGVIQFKQDRDPDPEGNKGPLRIESIAPINFGIQDISGDTKTYNSIYTEDVKEAGGQYLPLNVVTVDDRGTNEGWQLQVKETRPFSELDTDGTTVKPDGSVLTGSVITLKSATVERPLDKITEPITSRPGNATATTAVNSTGFQTLVSADANQGMGTWQTLFGEKVDAATDAGKAVENSAVTLTIPGDTAKVKDALYQAELTWILLSTPE
- a CDS encoding WxL domain-containing protein, with the protein product MKLTKLAVGTILLSSSIFVSTTPAFAALEDGQAAKVESNGSITLREKPVDPENPDNSGPLRIKSITNIEFGEQFISGDDQVYSAKYKTDLNEEGNALPDSLTVIDDRGTNNGWELQVKNDGFHSADKSITLANAELVIATKSALNLSANTLPSQLKTVTLANDGFHSVVDASQNEGVGTTTHLFGTAKADAAGKTENTDVQLKIPGRSTKVKDTTYETTLTWVLLDDPSANTNP
- a CDS encoding WxL domain-containing protein, which encodes MKNWKLSLVGLASISGFLLSGVEVEAATTATLNGSGEISYLENTTHPPLVDPENPGEPGGEIVTVPPKEGTAGPLSIDYVSDFQFDTQLISGNDERYYSKLTTITDKDGSNQREVPNFIQITDNRGNNMGWSLSVRQNGQLTSQTTNAELTGAAITIHNLTSDAKNNDGSNGPVLASSAMNNQFTLNPNGAVTPLLVASENQGFGTWVTLFGERDNPLIPADTAIELTVPGSAKKEKAHYTTELSWILSDEPSN